Proteins from a genomic interval of Synechococcus sp. A15-28:
- the rpmB gene encoding 50S ribosomal protein L28: MSRVCQLTGTRANNGMAVSHSHIRTKKLQQANLQNRRLWWAEGKRWVNLRVTTRALKTIQKKGLGPYAKSLGINLAKL; this comes from the coding sequence ATGTCTCGGGTGTGCCAGCTCACCGGTACTCGCGCCAACAACGGCATGGCTGTGAGCCATTCCCACATCCGTACCAAGAAGCTGCAACAGGCCAATTTGCAGAATCGTCGTCTGTGGTGGGCTGAAGGCAAGCGCTGGGTGAACCTTCGTGTCACCACCCGCGCCCTCAAGACCATCCAGAAAAAAGGTCTGGGCCCCTACGCCAAGTCTCTGGGCATTAACCTGGCCAAGCTTTGA
- a CDS encoding peroxiredoxin — translation MRRRDLIIKSGLLLTALSITPSKVWSLGGVVLQAGTEVPGFDLPGSSRREPDRDRWSSGDLRGRWLAVYFYPRDFTGGCTIEARGFESLHEDFLAAGAEVVGISADSVDDHASFCESEGLSFPLLSDPDGTVSKAYGSWMAPYSLRHTFLIDPDGILRQRWVAVRPSGHAQEVLDVMTDLQNNTSV, via the coding sequence GTGCGCCGGCGTGATCTGATCATCAAATCCGGCCTGCTGCTGACGGCGTTGTCAATCACCCCATCGAAGGTTTGGTCCCTCGGTGGGGTTGTTTTGCAGGCAGGCACTGAGGTTCCAGGTTTTGACCTGCCGGGTTCCAGCCGGCGCGAACCGGACCGTGACCGTTGGTCCAGTGGGGATCTGCGCGGACGCTGGCTGGCGGTGTATTTCTATCCCCGTGATTTCACCGGTGGCTGCACGATTGAAGCCAGGGGGTTTGAATCCCTGCACGAGGACTTCCTTGCGGCTGGAGCCGAAGTGGTGGGGATCAGCGCCGACAGCGTTGATGATCACGCCTCGTTCTGCGAAAGCGAAGGCCTCAGCTTCCCTCTGTTGTCCGACCCCGATGGGACGGTGAGCAAAGCCTATGGGTCATGGATGGCGCCCTATTCACTGCGCCACACCTTTCTGATCGACCCCGACGGCATCCTTCGTCAGCGCTGGGTTGCAGTCAGGCCCAGTGGCCATGCTCAGGAGGTTCTGGACGTGATGACGGATCTGCAAAACAACACCTCGGTTTGA